GTTAAATTAAATATGCCTGGTTTATGCAAGCCAGACGAAACATGTAAGGGCATAACAAATCCATTATCCTATTATAATAGAAATATGAGAACAAAATAAGATTATTTAGGTAAAAATACCAAAAAAGGCCAAATCTATGGAAATGTTTAAACAAGCAACTCTTGAGGAACGTAGAAAATACTATAGAGAAGAATGGGATATTAAACAAGTCCCTGATTTCATTGGAAATTTTATAGAGAATCGGGAGTTTGGATTTGATCACTTTGGCAGAGGCCCTAATGATAGATATAAAGTTTTTAGCACTCTAGATTACCTAAAAAGGTTTTTACGGTCTAAAACTCCTTTTGCAGCCTATTGTTCTGTAGCATATTACCAAAAACCGCGTCGAAGAGATGGATGGATGAAATCAGAGCTTGTTTTTGATGTTGATGCTAAAGATATTCCTATAAGAACCTGTGGATGCGATGATGTATGTGAAATATGTTTAAATGAAGCTAAAGAAATTGTGGGCGGACTTATAGATACATTAAAAGGAGATTTAGGTTTAAAAAATATGCATCTAATCTATTCTGGCAGAGGTTACCATATAAGAGTTATTGATGATGATGTTATGGGATTGGGCAGTGATGTGCGTTCTCAAATCTTAAAATACATTGTAGGGGCTGATGTTCCTAAGGATAAATATGATGATGCTGCTGGAATCTATGATTTACAGCATTTTTCCATTCCATTGGGTTATCCAAAGGTATTTACTCAAAGGGTTAAATATGGGATTTTCCATTTAACTGAGGATTCTAAACTTGATGATGTTAATTTAAAACTCTTAAAAGACGTTATTAAATATAGAAATCTTTTAGAAGATGATGAATGGGGTTTATTTAAAAATAGAATTGGGCCATTGAGATACAAGAAAATAATAAAAGGAATAGCATCATTAAATATGAGTTTAGTTGATGCTAAAGTCTCAATTGATCTTAAAAGAATTTTAAGACTCCCATCATCCTTGCATTCAAAGGTTAGTATGAGATGCACTGAAATTAAAAATATTGAAACTTTTGACCCTTTTAAAGATGCTGTACCCAAGTTTGTCTGGGAAAGAGAAGACTGATAACCCTATTTAATTCAACGGCTCAAATACATACTCTTATGTAGATATTCACAGAAAAATAGCAGCATATTCTCATTACATTCAGAAGACTCTAAAAATTCTAAAATATCAATTATTTGATGTTCTTTTAAGATTTCATTCTTTATGTGTTTCCCAAATTTAAGATATCCTATTTTATTTTTATTTAAAATATCTTCAATGAATAATTTGGCGTCCTTATATTCTCTTTCAATTTCTACAACCCAGCGGTCATCTTCAACAAAAGTTTTACCATTATATTTTTCTAAAAATCTTTCTTGATGAGTTTTTGACCATACAAAAGGACCGTAATGTTTTTTAATATTTGGAAGCTTCCATGTTTCCATTTCAATTAATATTAACACATTGTTCTTTTCGTCTGTCCATGAATCAGCGTCAAAGACCTTAAACTCTTCTCTTTCCAAGACCCCTCTTATTGAATTTTCAGTTTTTTTAATTTGAGGATAAAGTGCATCTGCAGGGATTTGAGGCGATTTAAATTTAATTATGAAACTATTTGTTTTTCTTTGCTTAAATTCATTTTTAATAACATTTAAATCAAGTTTTACATCCATATCAGCAAAATACTCTTCTTTTGGATTTGCTAAGAAGTTTCTTGAAGAAATTATAAATTCAGATATTTTTTGAAGGGTTAAAGCTGCTGAAACATTCCTATTTTTATCTGTAGGGTCAATAACAATCATTGGCTCGCTGAATTGTTCTCCAGTGCCATATTTTTCTATGTCTATTACGGTTTTAGGATGCCATTTTTCACTTGCAGCCTCCAAAACTCCTATAAATGAACCATAATTAATAATTAAGAGTTCACAGAGATATCCTGAAAATCCCCCTACTTTAAACTCTGCCCCATAAGTATGGATGGACTCTGTGAATTTTTTAAGTAATAAAACTTCATCTTTTTTTTCTGGTTTTAACTTGCTTTTTACATATTCAGTGTGTAAAATAGTTCTATCTACTGCTGATTTAAGTTCATGAGCACCATTAATAGTGTAACATGGCACGAAATCAACATTTAATCCTTCAATAAATCCTGTAACATATGGATGAGATGCATATCGTAATTCATGCTTTCCATTCATTTTTTTAATAGATTCAAGGCCTAAAAATAATCCTTGTTCTTTAAGAAGAGCTTCATCAACATTTAAAGGAAATTTCATGAAAATATCAATGTCTGCTTTTCCATGAAGCCATGTTTCTTTAGCTACTGAGCCTACAAGCACAGCTTCTGCAGATATATTCATTTCTTTTGCTATTTTATTTATAATATTGAGTAACTTGCCTGATAATAACATTACTTTGTCATTTTCCTCTTTTGTAGGTTTTATTACCTTCAATACTTTCTCTAAATTTATATTTTCCAAAATAATTCACCTGATTTTAATTATCAATTTTAAAAAGCAAGCTAAATTCAAAATATAAAAAAACTCATTATTTTAAATCAA
This portion of the Methanobacterium sp. genome encodes:
- the priS gene encoding DNA primase catalytic subunit PriS is translated as MFKQATLEERRKYYREEWDIKQVPDFIGNFIENREFGFDHFGRGPNDRYKVFSTLDYLKRFLRSKTPFAAYCSVAYYQKPRRRDGWMKSELVFDVDAKDIPIRTCGCDDVCEICLNEAKEIVGGLIDTLKGDLGLKNMHLIYSGRGYHIRVIDDDVMGLGSDVRSQILKYIVGADVPKDKYDDAAGIYDLQHFSIPLGYPKVFTQRVKYGIFHLTEDSKLDDVNLKLLKDVIKYRNLLEDDEWGLFKNRIGPLRYKKIIKGIASLNMSLVDAKVSIDLKRILRLPSSLHSKVSMRCTEIKNIETFDPFKDAVPKFVWERED
- the cca gene encoding CCA tRNA nucleotidyltransferase, whose translation is MENINLEKVLKVIKPTKEENDKVMLLSGKLLNIINKIAKEMNISAEAVLVGSVAKETWLHGKADIDIFMKFPLNVDEALLKEQGLFLGLESIKKMNGKHELRYASHPYVTGFIEGLNVDFVPCYTINGAHELKSAVDRTILHTEYVKSKLKPEKKDEVLLLKKFTESIHTYGAEFKVGGFSGYLCELLIINYGSFIGVLEAASEKWHPKTVIDIEKYGTGEQFSEPMIVIDPTDKNRNVSAALTLQKISEFIISSRNFLANPKEEYFADMDVKLDLNVIKNEFKQRKTNSFIIKFKSPQIPADALYPQIKKTENSIRGVLEREEFKVFDADSWTDEKNNVLILIEMETWKLPNIKKHYGPFVWSKTHQERFLEKYNGKTFVEDDRWVVEIEREYKDAKLFIEDILNKNKIGYLKFGKHIKNEILKEHQIIDILEFLESSECNENMLLFFCEYLHKSMYLSR